One stretch of Muribaculum intestinale DNA includes these proteins:
- the oxc gene encoding oxalyl-CoA decarboxylase gives MADVNTIKSAAPASAAAPHFPQQVTGMYILAETLRRLGLMHVYGLVGIPVTEAAYAMQKVGINYYGFRFEQQAGMAAATHGYLTKQPGVLLTVSSLGMLNGLTATANATVNCYPMIQISGASDPDMVDMDMGTYEQLDQLNTARPLVKAAFRCSHAKDIPRAVARAYRVAVSGRPGGVYIDMTTPALAEIMDAADVEKLFYSPVDVASPVAPNKEAVARAADILASAKRPALLLGKGAAYAQVDNKIKTLVDTYRIPYLAMSMAKGLMPDAGELSALSCRSTIMEKADVVVVVGARINWMLSFGRGKWNPDVKFIQLEVEPSEIDRNVPVAAPVVGDMGLALDMLLDEMKGRSMSADPAWLASLQADTKTKNAKFAARLADAARLSPMNHWSALSVVKPVLEANPDVILVNEGANTLDDTRDSVDMSLPRHRIDCASWSIMGMGMGSAVGAAVATGKSVVAVEGDSAFGFSGMDFATICRYKLPVTVLVFNNGGIYNGIGVNPSGADAPAPTTLDIDAQYNLIGKAFGADNYRVDNIADLRAALEAAIASKRPCLIDVQLAADAGKESGHIGYLNPIPLIDYTV, from the coding sequence ATGGCTGATGTTAATACAATAAAATCTGCTGCGCCGGCTTCCGCCGCGGCGCCACATTTTCCTCAGCAGGTGACAGGCATGTATATTCTTGCCGAGACTCTGCGACGACTGGGGCTGATGCATGTCTACGGACTTGTCGGCATTCCGGTCACAGAAGCCGCCTATGCGATGCAGAAAGTGGGCATAAATTACTATGGATTCCGTTTCGAGCAGCAGGCCGGCATGGCTGCCGCTACCCACGGCTACCTGACAAAGCAGCCCGGAGTGCTCCTCACCGTGTCGTCGCTCGGCATGCTCAACGGTCTTACCGCGACTGCCAACGCCACCGTCAACTGCTATCCTATGATACAGATATCGGGTGCATCCGACCCCGATATGGTCGACATGGACATGGGCACATACGAGCAGCTCGACCAGTTGAATACCGCGCGCCCGCTTGTCAAGGCCGCTTTCCGGTGCTCTCATGCCAAGGATATTCCAAGGGCGGTGGCACGTGCCTACCGTGTAGCTGTAAGCGGCCGCCCGGGAGGCGTGTATATCGATATGACTACCCCGGCTCTTGCCGAGATAATGGATGCCGCCGATGTGGAGAAACTGTTCTATAGCCCGGTAGATGTGGCTTCGCCGGTGGCTCCCAATAAGGAGGCTGTGGCGCGTGCCGCCGATATTCTGGCCTCAGCCAAGCGGCCCGCACTGCTTCTCGGCAAAGGCGCCGCATATGCGCAGGTCGACAACAAGATAAAGACTCTTGTCGACACATACCGTATTCCATATCTGGCCATGTCCATGGCAAAGGGACTGATGCCCGATGCCGGAGAACTCAGCGCACTGAGTTGCCGCTCAACGATTATGGAGAAGGCAGATGTAGTGGTCGTTGTCGGAGCGCGTATCAACTGGATGCTTTCGTTCGGCCGCGGCAAGTGGAATCCCGATGTGAAGTTCATTCAGCTTGAGGTAGAGCCTTCCGAGATTGACCGCAATGTGCCTGTCGCCGCTCCTGTAGTCGGAGACATGGGGCTCGCGCTCGACATGTTGCTCGACGAGATGAAGGGGCGCTCTATGTCGGCCGACCCGGCATGGCTCGCTTCGCTGCAGGCCGACACAAAGACCAAGAATGCCAAGTTTGCCGCCCGTCTGGCCGATGCCGCCAGGCTCTCGCCTATGAACCACTGGAGCGCGCTGTCGGTTGTCAAGCCGGTGCTTGAGGCCAATCCCGATGTGATACTGGTCAACGAAGGAGCGAATACTCTTGACGACACACGCGACTCTGTCGACATGTCGCTCCCGCGCCATCGTATCGACTGTGCCTCATGGTCGATTATGGGCATGGGCATGGGTTCTGCGGTTGGAGCCGCCGTGGCTACCGGCAAGAGTGTGGTTGCTGTCGAAGGCGATTCCGCATTCGGATTTTCCGGCATGGATTTCGCCACAATATGTCGTTATAAACTCCCTGTAACTGTACTCGTGTTCAACAACGGAGGCATATACAACGGCATAGGTGTCAACCCTTCGGGTGCCGATGCGCCTGCGCCTACCACCCTTGATATCGACGCACAGTACAATCTTATCGGTAAGGCCTTTGGTGCCGACAATTACAGGGTCGACAATATCGCCGACCTGCGTGCCGCCCTCGAGGCTGCAATCGCCTCAAAGCGTCCGTGTCTGATTGATGTGCAGCTCGCCGCCGATGCCGGCAAGGAGAGCGGCCACATCGGTTATCTCAATCCGATACCGCTAATAGACTATACCGTGTGA
- a CDS encoding AEC family transporter, with protein sequence MNLSHVILYAIVPIIVVMLAGYLSGKKGVFTGDDAKKFNKVVLDYALPAALFVSIVQATREDLVKDIKLTLISTVGIMACFMTVYFVFRMFKKNTGADAAVSALISGSPTIGFLGFAVLEPIFGTSPSVALVVAIVGIVVNAIGIPVGLSLMNASLEKQNPGSTKHESAWKPVIHALEQPVAWAPILAVVWVVVGIPWPAYLSPSFDLIAKANASMAVFSAGITLAAIKFTVNWQAVLGSIFKMIMMPAVILILGLLFHMDPLNLKMLVVAAALPPAFSGIIIADEYNTYVATGTSSLTLSVILFIGFCPLWIWLTDAALRSGFLC encoded by the coding sequence ATGAATCTTTCTCATGTCATTCTATATGCCATCGTCCCTATCATAGTGGTGATGCTCGCCGGATATCTTTCCGGAAAGAAGGGTGTATTCACCGGCGACGATGCCAAGAAATTCAACAAGGTAGTGCTTGACTATGCCCTTCCTGCCGCTCTGTTTGTATCTATTGTGCAGGCAACCCGCGAGGACCTTGTTAAGGATATCAAGCTCACTCTGATTTCTACAGTAGGCATCATGGCCTGCTTCATGACGGTTTACTTCGTGTTCCGCATGTTCAAGAAAAACACCGGCGCCGATGCAGCCGTCAGTGCCCTTATCAGCGGCTCTCCTACAATAGGATTCCTCGGATTCGCCGTGCTGGAGCCTATCTTCGGCACATCGCCCTCGGTAGCGCTCGTGGTGGCAATCGTAGGCATAGTGGTCAATGCCATTGGCATACCTGTAGGGCTGTCGCTGATGAATGCTTCCCTCGAAAAGCAGAATCCAGGCTCGACCAAGCATGAAAGTGCGTGGAAACCTGTGATACACGCTCTTGAGCAGCCTGTGGCCTGGGCACCGATACTGGCTGTGGTGTGGGTTGTGGTCGGCATTCCATGGCCGGCCTATCTGAGTCCCTCGTTCGACCTTATCGCTAAGGCCAATGCCTCGATGGCTGTATTCTCCGCCGGCATCACTCTGGCTGCAATCAAGTTTACTGTCAACTGGCAGGCAGTGCTCGGCTCGATATTCAAGATGATAATGATGCCTGCCGTGATTCTTATCCTCGGCCTGCTCTTCCATATGGATCCGCTCAACCTCAAGATGCTGGTTGTAGCAGCCGCTCTGCCCCCTGCCTTCTCCGGTATAATCATTGCCGATGAATACAACACATATGTCGCTACAGGCACATCCTCACTTACCCTCTCGGTAATTCTCTTCATCGGATTCTGCCCGTTGTGGATATGGCTTACCGATGCGGCCCTGCGCTCGGGTTTCCTCTGCTGA
- a CDS encoding efflux RND transporter permease subunit, whose translation MFSKFFIDRPIFATVLAILMVIAGLLTINSLPVAQFPDITPPTVSVSASYPGADAETVARTVGVPIEQQINGVEDMLYMSSNSGSDGSYGLTITFKQGTDIDQAAINVQNRLNQATPQLPEAVTQQGVTVNKESTNIVLFCSLEGDSTGRYNALYLTNYANINLVNALSRVEGVGGVEAFGGGSYSMRVWLDPEKMRFYNLTPQDVTAAIQSQNMEVSAGSVGASPAPTDEAFQFTLVSKGNLNTAQEFSDIIIRSGADGLLRLKDVARTDLGSISYSATTFVSGHEAALLGIKQLPGANALSVSKNSRAELERLAQYFPPGVKYNIVLDSSDFVTASIDDVLVTFVETTLIVMIVILLFLQNWRAVVIPMITIPVSLIATFAVMKIMGFTINTLTLFGLVLAIAIVVDDAIVVVEDCSRLVDAGKLSRRQAAEKAMEELTGPVIGEVLVLLSVFIPTAFVSGITGELYKQFALTIAVSTAFSGFNALTLTPALCALFLTPRKKTKFFIYRWFDKGYQATENLYKRCIHTLLKRPWLSTCGFIAIAVFGFILFLNHPTSYVPQEDQGYFMSSIQLPQGASLERTQKVVNRLSDMIRKEIPEVENVMSISGFSFMGGGAASNMGSLFVTLTPWKERTGKGQGVDAIMEKVDAIAARMQEPIVFSVNPPSIPGLGMSAGLEMQLLDINNHGAAELAKAVASLQEAAKEEPAIERVTSLYQGVVPQYRLNIDRDRVQMQGLTMSDVFSSLSGYTGGSYVNDFTEFGRVFQVTMMGDEEARGNISDIMKLSVRNSSGAMVPFASFTTIEQTMGEPSASRYNMYGTASVTATLAKGYSSQEGIKAMERLVKNTLGNNYSYAWTGEAYQETQSGTTVTAVFIFAIILTLLVLAAQYESWTDPLAVVLAMPVAVLGCVLGCIIMDQSISIYTQIGLILVLGLSAKNAILIVEYATYFRRGGVLIPGAAEDAGVIRFRPIMMTAIAFILGVIPMMTAHGAGAASRVSLGTAVVFGMLINAVFGTLFVPGFWAALQGFQEKYLDKLFKDVDTVPPAPMGDDSTLGGGASGV comes from the coding sequence ATGTTCTCAAAATTCTTTATAGACAGGCCTATATTCGCCACAGTGCTCGCCATACTCATGGTGATAGCGGGACTGCTGACAATAAACTCACTGCCCGTCGCGCAGTTTCCCGACATCACTCCACCGACCGTAAGCGTATCGGCCTCATATCCCGGAGCCGATGCTGAAACTGTGGCCCGTACCGTAGGCGTCCCCATCGAACAGCAAATCAACGGAGTGGAGGATATGCTCTATATGAGTTCCAACTCAGGAAGCGACGGAAGCTATGGCCTTACCATCACATTCAAGCAGGGCACCGACATCGACCAGGCTGCAATCAACGTGCAGAACCGACTGAACCAGGCTACACCACAACTGCCGGAGGCTGTGACGCAACAGGGGGTCACTGTCAACAAGGAATCGACCAACATCGTGCTGTTCTGCTCGCTCGAGGGTGACAGCACCGGGCGCTACAATGCCCTATATCTCACCAACTACGCCAACATCAATCTCGTCAACGCTCTGTCGCGCGTAGAAGGTGTAGGCGGAGTCGAGGCATTCGGCGGAGGCAGCTACAGTATGCGCGTATGGCTCGACCCGGAGAAGATGCGATTCTACAACCTGACACCCCAGGATGTCACCGCCGCCATACAGTCGCAGAACATGGAAGTGTCGGCCGGCTCGGTAGGCGCATCTCCTGCACCGACCGACGAGGCGTTCCAGTTCACACTCGTCAGCAAAGGCAACCTCAACACTGCCCAGGAATTCTCCGATATCATCATACGCAGCGGTGCCGACGGGCTGCTACGGCTCAAGGATGTGGCACGCACCGACCTCGGCAGTATCAGCTACTCGGCCACTACATTTGTGTCGGGGCATGAGGCCGCACTGCTCGGCATCAAGCAGTTGCCGGGTGCCAATGCACTGTCGGTAAGCAAGAACTCGCGCGCCGAGCTCGAACGCCTTGCCCAATACTTCCCCCCGGGTGTGAAATACAATATCGTACTCGACTCGTCAGACTTCGTAACAGCCTCAATCGACGATGTGCTTGTCACCTTCGTAGAGACCACCCTCATCGTCATGATTGTAATCCTGCTATTCCTACAGAACTGGCGTGCGGTAGTCATCCCCATGATTACCATTCCGGTGAGCCTCATCGCCACATTCGCCGTAATGAAAATAATGGGCTTTACCATCAACACCCTCACGCTCTTCGGCCTGGTACTGGCAATCGCCATTGTAGTCGACGACGCCATTGTGGTGGTGGAAGACTGCTCGCGCCTTGTCGATGCAGGAAAACTCTCGCGGCGCCAGGCTGCAGAAAAAGCCATGGAGGAACTTACAGGCCCTGTAATCGGCGAAGTGCTCGTGCTCCTGTCGGTATTTATCCCCACTGCCTTTGTGAGCGGCATCACCGGCGAACTCTACAAGCAGTTTGCCCTCACGATAGCCGTATCCACGGCATTCTCAGGATTCAACGCCCTCACGCTCACCCCGGCTCTGTGCGCCCTGTTTCTTACCCCGCGCAAGAAGACAAAATTCTTCATCTACCGGTGGTTCGATAAAGGGTATCAGGCGACCGAGAATCTCTACAAGCGCTGTATCCATACATTGCTGAAAAGACCGTGGCTGTCGACATGCGGCTTTATCGCGATAGCCGTATTCGGATTCATTCTGTTTCTCAACCATCCCACAAGCTATGTGCCCCAGGAGGACCAGGGCTATTTCATGAGCTCCATCCAGCTCCCTCAGGGCGCATCGCTTGAGCGCACACAGAAAGTTGTCAACCGACTTTCCGACATGATACGCAAAGAGATACCCGAGGTCGAGAATGTGATGAGCATAAGCGGATTCTCATTCATGGGCGGAGGTGCGGCAAGCAATATGGGCTCACTGTTCGTAACCCTTACCCCCTGGAAAGAGCGCACCGGCAAAGGACAGGGGGTCGACGCAATCATGGAAAAGGTCGACGCCATAGCCGCACGCATGCAGGAACCGATAGTCTTCTCCGTCAACCCTCCATCAATACCCGGACTCGGCATGTCGGCCGGCCTCGAAATGCAGCTGCTCGACATCAACAACCATGGAGCGGCAGAACTCGCCAAGGCTGTCGCCTCACTGCAGGAGGCGGCCAAGGAAGAGCCTGCAATCGAGCGCGTCACATCGCTGTACCAGGGTGTCGTGCCACAATACCGTCTGAATATCGACCGCGACCGCGTGCAGATGCAGGGTCTCACTATGAGCGATGTGTTCAGTTCGCTTAGCGGATACACGGGCGGAAGCTATGTCAACGACTTCACCGAGTTCGGCAGAGTGTTTCAAGTGACAATGATGGGCGACGAAGAGGCCCGCGGCAATATCAGCGACATAATGAAACTGAGTGTGCGCAACTCGTCGGGCGCTATGGTGCCCTTCGCATCGTTCACCACCATCGAACAGACCATGGGCGAACCCTCCGCTTCCCGCTACAACATGTATGGCACAGCGTCGGTGACCGCCACCCTCGCCAAGGGATACAGTTCGCAGGAAGGGATAAAGGCAATGGAACGCCTCGTAAAGAACACACTCGGCAACAACTACAGCTATGCCTGGACCGGCGAGGCATACCAGGAGACACAGTCGGGCACCACAGTGACTGCCGTGTTTATCTTCGCCATCATACTCACCCTGCTGGTGCTTGCGGCCCAGTATGAGAGCTGGACCGACCCGCTTGCCGTGGTGCTGGCGATGCCTGTAGCAGTGCTGGGCTGTGTGTTAGGATGCATCATCATGGATCAGAGCATAAGCATCTACACCCAGATCGGTCTGATACTCGTGCTTGGTCTGTCGGCCAAGAACGCTATTCTGATTGTTGAGTATGCTACCTATTTCCGGCGCGGCGGAGTGCTGATACCCGGCGCGGCCGAGGATGCGGGAGTGATACGTTTCCGTCCGATTATGATGACGGCAATAGCATTCATCCTCGGTGTGATACCTATGATGACCGCCCACGGCGCCGGCGCTGCAAGCCGCGTATCGCTCGGCACGGCGGTAGTGTTCGGCATGCTCATCAACGCCGTGTTCGGCACTCTGTTCGTGCCCGGCTTCTGGGCTGCCCTGCAGGGATTTCAGGAGAAATATCTCGACAAATTGTTTAAGGATGTCGACACCGTGCCCCCCGCCCCGATGGGCGATGACTCGACCCTCGGGGGAGGCGCCTCCGGAGTATGA
- a CDS encoding efflux RND transporter periplasmic adaptor subunit — protein MKKIYHMTALLTCTALTILPSCHNDKSSDHSDGVLAVDVARPVTDSVMLYRTYPGTAGARASADIVARVNGTLLTRDYTSGSLVDKGTVLFTIEPTQYNDAVMQSRASLETARSEYTYASNQAAAMKKALESDAVSKLDVIQAESNMEQSAAAIKEAEAQLNLALTNLGYCTIRAPFKGHITSSTVDPGAYISGGGSPFTLATIYDDAEVVVTFSISEPQYQQMLGIRGTPQEEIFRKVPLSFDNELAHKYTGDLYYTSPIIDKSTGTITLKCIVDNPYGELRDGMYVTVHMPFGASSHALLVKDSSIGTDQLGKYLYVVNDSNRIVYTPIETGDIYRDSLRIVTKGIGPESRYVTSAMLKVRDGMEVKPVEAR, from the coding sequence ATGAAAAAGATATACCATATGACAGCCCTGCTTACATGCACGGCACTGACCATACTCCCCTCATGCCACAATGATAAAAGCTCCGACCACTCCGACGGGGTACTCGCCGTAGATGTCGCACGTCCAGTCACCGACTCGGTGATGCTATACCGCACCTATCCCGGAACCGCCGGCGCCAGAGCCTCGGCCGATATCGTGGCACGCGTAAACGGCACGCTGCTGACCCGCGACTACACAAGTGGCTCACTTGTCGACAAAGGGACAGTGCTCTTCACAATCGAGCCCACCCAGTACAACGACGCCGTGATGCAGAGCCGCGCATCGCTTGAAACCGCCCGAAGCGAATACACCTACGCCTCCAACCAGGCTGCGGCTATGAAAAAAGCCCTCGAAAGCGACGCCGTCAGCAAACTCGACGTAATCCAGGCCGAAAGCAATATGGAACAGTCGGCGGCAGCAATAAAGGAGGCGGAGGCACAGCTCAATCTGGCACTCACCAACCTTGGCTACTGCACGATACGAGCACCTTTCAAAGGGCACATCACCTCGTCGACCGTCGACCCCGGCGCCTACATATCCGGAGGCGGATCGCCATTCACTCTCGCCACGATATACGATGACGCCGAGGTAGTGGTGACATTCTCAATCTCCGAACCGCAGTACCAGCAGATGCTCGGAATAAGAGGCACCCCGCAGGAAGAGATATTCCGAAAAGTGCCCCTGTCGTTTGACAATGAACTCGCACACAAATACACAGGCGACCTCTACTACACCTCGCCGATTATTGACAAAAGTACCGGTACAATCACCCTGAAATGTATCGTCGACAACCCCTACGGCGAACTTCGAGACGGAATGTATGTGACAGTCCACATGCCATTCGGCGCCTCGTCCCATGCCCTGCTGGTCAAAGACAGTTCGATAGGCACCGACCAGCTCGGCAAATACCTGTATGTGGTCAACGACAGCAACCGCATAGTCTACACCCCCATAGAGACAGGCGACATATACCGCGACTCACTGCGCATAGTCACCAAAGGAATTGGCCCCGAGAGCCGTTATGTCACCTCAGCCATGCTCAAGGTACGCGACGGCATGGAGGTAAAACCGGTCGAGGCAAGATAG
- a CDS encoding family 16 glycosylhydrolase translates to MKKKIMMSMPLLSLMLLACGGSDDENVISDNNKEPGWELVWQDEFDGETVDESVWSRITEGTPDWKKYQSTDDRCYEKRGSSIVFYGIVNDDKDADPRDYLCGGLYTAGKKAFGPGRIEVCARMTQAQGAWPAIWMMPFQSDKGWPYDGEIDIMEHLNMDKSVHQTLHSGYIDVDNNRDNPLYSRQSPVADVTEFHVYGVDITEDKVVFHIDGVDKLTYPRMAVDGQYPFYQEWDLRIDMQLGGSWVGKINARQLPVEMEVAWVKYYQWR, encoded by the coding sequence ATGAAAAAGAAAATAATGATGTCAATGCCATTGTTGTCTCTCATGTTGCTCGCCTGTGGCGGTAGCGACGATGAAAATGTAATCTCCGACAATAATAAGGAGCCGGGTTGGGAGCTGGTATGGCAGGACGAATTTGACGGCGAGACTGTCGACGAAAGTGTATGGAGCCGCATCACAGAGGGTACCCCCGACTGGAAAAAATATCAGAGCACCGACGACCGTTGCTATGAGAAGCGCGGAAGTTCGATTGTGTTCTATGGAATTGTGAATGACGACAAGGATGCTGACCCTCGCGACTATCTGTGCGGAGGCCTCTACACCGCCGGAAAGAAAGCGTTCGGCCCCGGCCGTATCGAGGTATGTGCCCGTATGACACAGGCACAGGGTGCGTGGCCGGCGATCTGGATGATGCCTTTCCAATCCGACAAGGGGTGGCCTTACGATGGCGAAATCGACATAATGGAGCATCTCAATATGGACAAGTCGGTACATCAGACACTTCACTCAGGCTACATAGATGTTGACAATAACAGAGACAACCCGCTGTATTCACGCCAGTCGCCGGTTGCCGATGTCACCGAATTTCATGTCTACGGCGTGGATATTACAGAGGACAAGGTCGTTTTTCATATCGACGGTGTCGATAAGCTGACCTACCCGCGCATGGCTGTCGACGGACAGTATCCATTCTACCAGGAGTGGGATCTGCGCATCGATATGCAGCTCGGCGGCAGCTGGGTAGGCAAAATCAATGCACGCCAGCTGCCGGTAGAGATGGAGGTTGCATGGGTGAAATATTATCAGTGGCGATAG